From a region of the Rhinopithecus roxellana isolate Shanxi Qingling chromosome 8, ASM756505v1, whole genome shotgun sequence genome:
- the PRUNE1 gene encoding exopolyphosphatase PRUNE1 isoform X1, producing the protein MEDYLQDCRAALQESRPLHVVLGNEACDLDSMVSALALAFYLAKTTEAEEVFVPVLNIKRSELPLRGDIVFFLQKVHIPENILIFRDEIDLHALHQAGQLTLILVDHHILPKSDTALEEAVAEVLDHRPIEQKHCPPCHVSVELVGSCATLVTERILQGAPEILDRQTAALLHGTIILDCVNMDLKIGKATPKDSKYVEKLEALFPDLPERNDIFDSLQKAKFDVSGLTTEQMLRKDQKTIYRQGIKVAISAVYMDLEAFLERSNLFADLHAFCQAHSYDVLVAMTIFFNTHNEPVRQLAIFCPHVALRTTICGVLECSHSPPLKLTPASSTHPNLHAYLQGNTQVSRKKLLPLLQEALSVYFDSMKIPSGQPETADVSREQVDKELDRASNSLISGLSQDEEDPPLPPTPMNSLVDECPLDQGLPKLSAEAVFEKCSQISLSQSTTASLSKK; encoded by the exons ATGGAGGACTACCTGCAGGATTGTCGAGCTGCTCTACAG GAGTCCCGACCTCTACATGTTGTGCTGGGAAATGAAGCCTGTGATTTGGACTCCATGGTGTCTGCTCTCGCCTTGGCTTTTTACCTAGCAAAG ACAACTGAGGCCGAGGAAGTCTTTGTGccagttttaaatataaaacgTTCTGAGCTACCTCTGCGAGGTGACATTGTCTTCTTTCTTCAGAAGGTTCATATTCCAGAGAATATCTTGATTTTTCGGGATGAGATTGACCTCCATGCATTACACCAGGCTGGCCAACTCACCCTCATCCTTGTCGACCATCATATCTTACCCAA AAGTGACACAGCCCTAGAGGAGGCAGTAGCAGAGGTGCTAGACCATCGACCCATCGAGCAGAAACACTGCCCTCCCTGCCATGTTTCAGTTGAGCTGGTGGGGTCCTGCGCTACCTTGGTGACTGAGAGAATCCTGCAGGGGGCACCAGAGATCTTGGACAGGCAAACTGCAGCCCTTCTGCATG GAACCATCATCCTAGACTGTGTCAACATGGACCTTAAAATTGGAAAGGCAACCCCAAAGGACAGCAAATATGTGGAGAAACTAGAAGCCCTTTTCCCAGACCTACCCGAGAGAAATGATATATTTGATTCCCTACAAAAGGCAAAGTTTGATGTATCAG GACTGACCACTGAGCAGATGCTGAGAAAGGACCAGAAGACTATCTATAGACAAGGCATCAAGGTGGCCATTAGCGCAGTATATATGGATTTGGAG GCCTTTCTGGAGAGGTCTAACCTCTTTGCAGATCTGCATGCTTTCTGCCAGGCTCACAGCTATGATGTCCTGGTCGCCATGACTATCTTTTTCAACACTCACAATGAGCCAGTGCGGCAGTTGGCTATTTTCTGTCCCCATGTGGCACTCCGAACAACG ATCTGTGGAGTCCTGGAAtgctcccactctccacccctgAAGCTGACCCCTGCCTCAAGCACCCACCCTAACCTCCATGCCTATCTTCAAGGCAACACCCAGGTCTCTCGGAAGAAACTTCTGCCCCTGCTCCAGGAAGCCCTGTCAGTGTATTTTGACTCCATGAAGATCCCTTCAGGACAGCCTGAGACAGCGGATGTGTCCAGGGAGCAGGTGGACAAGGAATTGGACAGGGCAAGTAACTCCCTGATTTCTGGACTGAGTCAAGATGAGGAGGACCCTCCACTGCCCCCCACGCCCATGAACAGCTTGGTGGATGAGTGCCCTCTAGATCAGGGGCTGCCTAAACTCTCCGCTGAGGCTGTCTTCGAGAAGTGCAGTCAGATCTCACTGTCACAGTCTACCACAGCCTCCCTGTCCAAGAAATGA
- the PRUNE1 gene encoding exopolyphosphatase PRUNE1 isoform X2 encodes MEDYLQDCRAALQESRPLHVVLGNEACDLDSMVSALALAFYLAKKVHIPENILIFRDEIDLHALHQAGQLTLILVDHHILPKSDTALEEAVAEVLDHRPIEQKHCPPCHVSVELVGSCATLVTERILQGAPEILDRQTAALLHGTIILDCVNMDLKIGKATPKDSKYVEKLEALFPDLPERNDIFDSLQKAKFDVSGLTTEQMLRKDQKTIYRQGIKVAISAVYMDLEAFLERSNLFADLHAFCQAHSYDVLVAMTIFFNTHNEPVRQLAIFCPHVALRTTICGVLECSHSPPLKLTPASSTHPNLHAYLQGNTQVSRKKLLPLLQEALSVYFDSMKIPSGQPETADVSREQVDKELDRASNSLISGLSQDEEDPPLPPTPMNSLVDECPLDQGLPKLSAEAVFEKCSQISLSQSTTASLSKK; translated from the exons ATGGAGGACTACCTGCAGGATTGTCGAGCTGCTCTACAG GAGTCCCGACCTCTACATGTTGTGCTGGGAAATGAAGCCTGTGATTTGGACTCCATGGTGTCTGCTCTCGCCTTGGCTTTTTACCTAGCAAAG AAGGTTCATATTCCAGAGAATATCTTGATTTTTCGGGATGAGATTGACCTCCATGCATTACACCAGGCTGGCCAACTCACCCTCATCCTTGTCGACCATCATATCTTACCCAA AAGTGACACAGCCCTAGAGGAGGCAGTAGCAGAGGTGCTAGACCATCGACCCATCGAGCAGAAACACTGCCCTCCCTGCCATGTTTCAGTTGAGCTGGTGGGGTCCTGCGCTACCTTGGTGACTGAGAGAATCCTGCAGGGGGCACCAGAGATCTTGGACAGGCAAACTGCAGCCCTTCTGCATG GAACCATCATCCTAGACTGTGTCAACATGGACCTTAAAATTGGAAAGGCAACCCCAAAGGACAGCAAATATGTGGAGAAACTAGAAGCCCTTTTCCCAGACCTACCCGAGAGAAATGATATATTTGATTCCCTACAAAAGGCAAAGTTTGATGTATCAG GACTGACCACTGAGCAGATGCTGAGAAAGGACCAGAAGACTATCTATAGACAAGGCATCAAGGTGGCCATTAGCGCAGTATATATGGATTTGGAG GCCTTTCTGGAGAGGTCTAACCTCTTTGCAGATCTGCATGCTTTCTGCCAGGCTCACAGCTATGATGTCCTGGTCGCCATGACTATCTTTTTCAACACTCACAATGAGCCAGTGCGGCAGTTGGCTATTTTCTGTCCCCATGTGGCACTCCGAACAACG ATCTGTGGAGTCCTGGAAtgctcccactctccacccctgAAGCTGACCCCTGCCTCAAGCACCCACCCTAACCTCCATGCCTATCTTCAAGGCAACACCCAGGTCTCTCGGAAGAAACTTCTGCCCCTGCTCCAGGAAGCCCTGTCAGTGTATTTTGACTCCATGAAGATCCCTTCAGGACAGCCTGAGACAGCGGATGTGTCCAGGGAGCAGGTGGACAAGGAATTGGACAGGGCAAGTAACTCCCTGATTTCTGGACTGAGTCAAGATGAGGAGGACCCTCCACTGCCCCCCACGCCCATGAACAGCTTGGTGGATGAGTGCCCTCTAGATCAGGGGCTGCCTAAACTCTCCGCTGAGGCTGTCTTCGAGAAGTGCAGTCAGATCTCACTGTCACAGTCTACCACAGCCTCCCTGTCCAAGAAATGA
- the PRUNE1 gene encoding exopolyphosphatase PRUNE1 isoform X3: MDLKIGKATPKDSKYVEKLEALFPDLPERNDIFDSLQKAKFDVSGLTTEQMLRKDQKTIYRQGIKVAISAVYMDLEAFLERSNLFADLHAFCQAHSYDVLVAMTIFFNTHNEPVRQLAIFCPHVALRTTICGVLECSHSPPLKLTPASSTHPNLHAYLQGNTQVSRKKLLPLLQEALSVYFDSMKIPSGQPETADVSREQVDKELDRASNSLISGLSQDEEDPPLPPTPMNSLVDECPLDQGLPKLSAEAVFEKCSQISLSQSTTASLSKK; this comes from the exons ATGGACCTTAAAATTGGAAAGGCAACCCCAAAGGACAGCAAATATGTGGAGAAACTAGAAGCCCTTTTCCCAGACCTACCCGAGAGAAATGATATATTTGATTCCCTACAAAAGGCAAAGTTTGATGTATCAG GACTGACCACTGAGCAGATGCTGAGAAAGGACCAGAAGACTATCTATAGACAAGGCATCAAGGTGGCCATTAGCGCAGTATATATGGATTTGGAG GCCTTTCTGGAGAGGTCTAACCTCTTTGCAGATCTGCATGCTTTCTGCCAGGCTCACAGCTATGATGTCCTGGTCGCCATGACTATCTTTTTCAACACTCACAATGAGCCAGTGCGGCAGTTGGCTATTTTCTGTCCCCATGTGGCACTCCGAACAACG ATCTGTGGAGTCCTGGAAtgctcccactctccacccctgAAGCTGACCCCTGCCTCAAGCACCCACCCTAACCTCCATGCCTATCTTCAAGGCAACACCCAGGTCTCTCGGAAGAAACTTCTGCCCCTGCTCCAGGAAGCCCTGTCAGTGTATTTTGACTCCATGAAGATCCCTTCAGGACAGCCTGAGACAGCGGATGTGTCCAGGGAGCAGGTGGACAAGGAATTGGACAGGGCAAGTAACTCCCTGATTTCTGGACTGAGTCAAGATGAGGAGGACCCTCCACTGCCCCCCACGCCCATGAACAGCTTGGTGGATGAGTGCCCTCTAGATCAGGGGCTGCCTAAACTCTCCGCTGAGGCTGTCTTCGAGAAGTGCAGTCAGATCTCACTGTCACAGTCTACCACAGCCTCCCTGTCCAAGAAATGA
- the PRUNE1 gene encoding exopolyphosphatase PRUNE1 isoform X4: MRLTSMHYTRLANSPSSLSTIISYPRLTTEQMLRKDQKTIYRQGIKVAISAVYMDLEAFLERSNLFADLHAFCQAHSYDVLVAMTIFFNTHNEPVRQLAIFCPHVALRTTICGVLECSHSPPLKLTPASSTHPNLHAYLQGNTQVSRKKLLPLLQEALSVYFDSMKIPSGQPETADVSREQVDKELDRASNSLISGLSQDEEDPPLPPTPMNSLVDECPLDQGLPKLSAEAVFEKCSQISLSQSTTASLSKK, from the exons ATGAGATTGACCTCCATGCATTACACCAGGCTGGCCAACTCACCCTCATCCTTGTCGACCATCATATCTTACCCAA GACTGACCACTGAGCAGATGCTGAGAAAGGACCAGAAGACTATCTATAGACAAGGCATCAAGGTGGCCATTAGCGCAGTATATATGGATTTGGAG GCCTTTCTGGAGAGGTCTAACCTCTTTGCAGATCTGCATGCTTTCTGCCAGGCTCACAGCTATGATGTCCTGGTCGCCATGACTATCTTTTTCAACACTCACAATGAGCCAGTGCGGCAGTTGGCTATTTTCTGTCCCCATGTGGCACTCCGAACAACG ATCTGTGGAGTCCTGGAAtgctcccactctccacccctgAAGCTGACCCCTGCCTCAAGCACCCACCCTAACCTCCATGCCTATCTTCAAGGCAACACCCAGGTCTCTCGGAAGAAACTTCTGCCCCTGCTCCAGGAAGCCCTGTCAGTGTATTTTGACTCCATGAAGATCCCTTCAGGACAGCCTGAGACAGCGGATGTGTCCAGGGAGCAGGTGGACAAGGAATTGGACAGGGCAAGTAACTCCCTGATTTCTGGACTGAGTCAAGATGAGGAGGACCCTCCACTGCCCCCCACGCCCATGAACAGCTTGGTGGATGAGTGCCCTCTAGATCAGGGGCTGCCTAAACTCTCCGCTGAGGCTGTCTTCGAGAAGTGCAGTCAGATCTCACTGTCACAGTCTACCACAGCCTCCCTGTCCAAGAAATGA
- the MINDY1 gene encoding ubiquitin carboxyl-terminal hydrolase MINDY-1 isoform X3 produces the protein MLLGPPPFNESTKPSPSPCPSFASQAWLRQVPEVSKHLQCPSAESLLTMEHHQPEDPTPGKAGTAEAVIPENHELLAGPHEHPQNTDARDADGEAGERGQALLPGQCGDNLESPLPEASSTPLGPTLGTLPEVETMRACSMPQELPQSPRTRQPEPDFYCVKWIPWKGERTPIITQSSNGPCPLLAIMNIIFLQWKVKLPLQKEVITSDELMAHLGNCLLSIKPQEKSEGLQLNFQQNVDDAITVLPKLATGLDVNVRFTGVSDFEYTPECSVFDLLGIPLYHGWLVDPQSPEAVRAVGKLSYNQLVEKIITCKHSSDTNLVTEGLIAEQFLETTAAQLTYHGLCELTAAPKEGELSVFFRNNHFSTMTKHKGHLYLLVTDQGFLHEEQVVWESLHNVDGDSCFCDSDFHLSHSLGKGPGAEGGSGSPEKQLQVDQDYLIALSLQQQQPQGALGLTDLELAQQLQQEEYQQQQAVQPVRTRTRALSPQGRGATSGRPAGERRQRPKHESDCILL, from the exons ATGCTGCTTGGTCCTCCTCCTTTTAATGAAAGCACGAAACCTTCCCCCTCTCCTT GTCCCTCTTTTGCATCCCAAGCCTGGCTTAGGCAAGTCCCTGAGGTCAGTAAACACCTTCAGTGCCCCTCAGCTGAGTCCCTTTTGACTATGGAACACCATCAGCCTGAGGATCCGACCCCTGGTAAGGCCGGGACTGCAGAAGCAGTCATCCCTGAAAACCATGAGCTTCTGGCAGGCCCACATGAGCACCCTCAGAACACAGATGCAAGAGATGCTGATGGGGAGGCTGGAGAACGGGGCCAAGCTTTGCTGCCTGGCCAGTGTGGGGACAACCTTGAGTCCCCTCTGCCTGAAGCTAGCTCAACTCCACTGGGGCCAACCCTTGGGACACTGCCTGAAGTAGAGACAATGAGGGCATGCTCCATGCCCCAGGAGCTTCCTCAGTCCCCCAGGACCCGACAGCCTGAGCCAGATTTCTACTGTGTCAAGTGGATCCCTTGGAAAGGAGAACGGACACCTATCATCACCCAGAGCAGTAACGGCCCTTGCCCTCTCCTTGCCATCATGAATATCATCTTTCTTCAGTGGAAG GTGAAACTCCCCCTTCAGAAGGAAGTGATCACATCGGATGAGCTCATGGCCCATCTTG GAAACTGCCTCCTGTCCATCAAACCCCAGGAGAAGTCAGAGGGACTTCAGCTTAATTTTCAGCAG AATGTGGATGATGCAATAACAGTGCTGCCTAAACTGGCCACAGGTCTGGATGTCAATGTGCGATTCACAGGCGTCTCTGATTTTGAGTATACACCTGAGTGCAGTGTCTTTGACCTACTAGGCATACCTCTGTACCATGGCTGGCTTGTTGATCCACAG AGTCCTGAGGCTGTGCGTGCAGTTGGGAAACTGAGTTACAACCAGCTGGTGGAGAAGATCATCACCTGCAAACACTCCAGTGACACCAACCTCGTGACGGAAG GCCTGATTGCAGAGCAGTTCCTGGAGACCACCGCAGCCCAGCTGACCTACCACGGGCTGTGTGAGCTGACAGCAGCTCCTAAGGAGGGTGAACTTAGCGTCTTTTTCCGAAACAACCACTTTAGCACCATGACTAAGCATAAG GGTCACTTATACCTACTGGTCACTGACCAGGGCTTTCTACACGAGGAGCAAGTCGTATGGGAGAGCCTGCACAATGTGGATGGAGACAGCTGCTTTTGTGACTCCGACTTTCACCTGAGTCATTCCCTGGGCAAGGGGCCTGGAGCAGAAGGTGGGAGTGGCTCCCCAGAAAAGCAGCTGCAGGTAGACCAG GACTACCTGATTGCTCTGtccctgcagcagcagcagccacagggCGCGCTGGGGCTCACCGACTTGGAGCTGGCCCAGCAGCTTCAGCAAGAGGAGTATCAACAGCAGCAGGCAGTGCAGCCAGTGCGGACGCGGACACGGGCCCTGTCACCGCAG GGGAGAGGAGCCACATCTGGACGCCCAGCTGGGGAGCGTCGGCAGAGGCCGAAGCACGAGTCAGACTGCATTCTGCTGTAG
- the MINDY1 gene encoding ubiquitin carboxyl-terminal hydrolase MINDY-1 isoform X1, with the protein MEHHQPEDPTPGKAGTAEAVIPENHELLAGPHEHPQNTDARDADGEAGERGQALLPGQCGDNLESPLPEASSTPLGPTLGTLPEVETMRACSMPQELPQSPRTRQPEPDFYCVKWIPWKGERTPIITQSSNGPCPLLAIMNIIFLQWKVKLPLQKEVITSDELMAHLGNCLLSIKPQEKSEGLQLNFQQNVDDAITVLPKLATGLDVNVRFTGVSDFEYTPECSVFDLLGIPLYHGWLVDPQSPEAVRAVGKLSYNQLVEKIITCKHSSDTNLVTEGLIAEQFLETTAAQLTYHGLCELTAAPKEGELSVFFRNNHFSTMTKHKGHLYLLVTDQGFLHEEQVVWESLHNVDGDSCFCDSDFHLSHSLGKGPGAEGLPDCSVPAAAAATGRAGAHRLGAGPAASARGVSTAAGSAASADADTGPVTAGERSHIWTPSWGASAEAEARVRLHSAVALPQCQAGLPLLPEAMASWLAPPPPSLRCAG; encoded by the exons ATGGAACACCATCAGCCTGAGGATCCGACCCCTGGTAAGGCCGGGACTGCAGAAGCAGTCATCCCTGAAAACCATGAGCTTCTGGCAGGCCCACATGAGCACCCTCAGAACACAGATGCAAGAGATGCTGATGGGGAGGCTGGAGAACGGGGCCAAGCTTTGCTGCCTGGCCAGTGTGGGGACAACCTTGAGTCCCCTCTGCCTGAAGCTAGCTCAACTCCACTGGGGCCAACCCTTGGGACACTGCCTGAAGTAGAGACAATGAGGGCATGCTCCATGCCCCAGGAGCTTCCTCAGTCCCCCAGGACCCGACAGCCTGAGCCAGATTTCTACTGTGTCAAGTGGATCCCTTGGAAAGGAGAACGGACACCTATCATCACCCAGAGCAGTAACGGCCCTTGCCCTCTCCTTGCCATCATGAATATCATCTTTCTTCAGTGGAAG GTGAAACTCCCCCTTCAGAAGGAAGTGATCACATCGGATGAGCTCATGGCCCATCTTG GAAACTGCCTCCTGTCCATCAAACCCCAGGAGAAGTCAGAGGGACTTCAGCTTAATTTTCAGCAG AATGTGGATGATGCAATAACAGTGCTGCCTAAACTGGCCACAGGTCTGGATGTCAATGTGCGATTCACAGGCGTCTCTGATTTTGAGTATACACCTGAGTGCAGTGTCTTTGACCTACTAGGCATACCTCTGTACCATGGCTGGCTTGTTGATCCACAG AGTCCTGAGGCTGTGCGTGCAGTTGGGAAACTGAGTTACAACCAGCTGGTGGAGAAGATCATCACCTGCAAACACTCCAGTGACACCAACCTCGTGACGGAAG GCCTGATTGCAGAGCAGTTCCTGGAGACCACCGCAGCCCAGCTGACCTACCACGGGCTGTGTGAGCTGACAGCAGCTCCTAAGGAGGGTGAACTTAGCGTCTTTTTCCGAAACAACCACTTTAGCACCATGACTAAGCATAAG GGTCACTTATACCTACTGGTCACTGACCAGGGCTTTCTACACGAGGAGCAAGTCGTATGGGAGAGCCTGCACAATGTGGATGGAGACAGCTGCTTTTGTGACTCCGACTTTCACCTGAGTCATTCCCTGGGCAAGGGGCCTGGAGCAGAAG GACTACCTGATTGCTCTGtccctgcagcagcagcagccacagggCGCGCTGGGGCTCACCGACTTGGAGCTGGCCCAGCAGCTTCAGCAAGAGGAGTATCAACAGCAGCAGGCAGTGCAGCCAGTGCGGACGCGGACACGGGCCCTGTCACCGCAG GGGAGAGGAGCCACATCTGGACGCCCAGCTGGGGAGCGTCGGCAGAGGCCGAAGCACGAGTCAGACTGCATTCTGCTGTAGCTCTGCCCCAGTGCCAGGCTGGCCTGCCCCTTCTTCCAGAGGCTATGGCTAGTTGGCTTGCTCCCCCGCCTCCATCCCTGAGATGTGCTGGATAA
- the MINDY1 gene encoding ubiquitin carboxyl-terminal hydrolase MINDY-1 isoform X2: MEHHQPEDPTPGKAGTAEAVIPENHELLAGPHEHPQNTDARDADGEAGERGQALLPGQCGDNLESPLPEASSTPLGPTLGTLPEVETMRACSMPQELPQSPRTRQPEPDFYCVKWIPWKGERTPIITQSSNGPCPLLAIMNIIFLQWKVKLPLQKEVITSDELMAHLGNCLLSIKPQEKSEGLQLNFQQNVDDAITVLPKLATGLDVNVRFTGVSDFEYTPECSVFDLLGIPLYHGWLVDPQSPEAVRAVGKLSYNQLVEKIITCKHSSDTNLVTEGLIAEQFLETTAAQLTYHGLCELTAAPKEGELSVFFRNNHFSTMTKHKGHLYLLVTDQGFLHEEQVVWESLHNVDGDSCFCDSDFHLSHSLGKGPGAEGGSGSPEKQLQVDQDYLIALSLQQQQPQGALGLTDLELAQQLQQEEYQQQQAVQPVRTRTRALSPQGRGATSGRPAGERRQRPKHESDCILL; this comes from the exons ATGGAACACCATCAGCCTGAGGATCCGACCCCTGGTAAGGCCGGGACTGCAGAAGCAGTCATCCCTGAAAACCATGAGCTTCTGGCAGGCCCACATGAGCACCCTCAGAACACAGATGCAAGAGATGCTGATGGGGAGGCTGGAGAACGGGGCCAAGCTTTGCTGCCTGGCCAGTGTGGGGACAACCTTGAGTCCCCTCTGCCTGAAGCTAGCTCAACTCCACTGGGGCCAACCCTTGGGACACTGCCTGAAGTAGAGACAATGAGGGCATGCTCCATGCCCCAGGAGCTTCCTCAGTCCCCCAGGACCCGACAGCCTGAGCCAGATTTCTACTGTGTCAAGTGGATCCCTTGGAAAGGAGAACGGACACCTATCATCACCCAGAGCAGTAACGGCCCTTGCCCTCTCCTTGCCATCATGAATATCATCTTTCTTCAGTGGAAG GTGAAACTCCCCCTTCAGAAGGAAGTGATCACATCGGATGAGCTCATGGCCCATCTTG GAAACTGCCTCCTGTCCATCAAACCCCAGGAGAAGTCAGAGGGACTTCAGCTTAATTTTCAGCAG AATGTGGATGATGCAATAACAGTGCTGCCTAAACTGGCCACAGGTCTGGATGTCAATGTGCGATTCACAGGCGTCTCTGATTTTGAGTATACACCTGAGTGCAGTGTCTTTGACCTACTAGGCATACCTCTGTACCATGGCTGGCTTGTTGATCCACAG AGTCCTGAGGCTGTGCGTGCAGTTGGGAAACTGAGTTACAACCAGCTGGTGGAGAAGATCATCACCTGCAAACACTCCAGTGACACCAACCTCGTGACGGAAG GCCTGATTGCAGAGCAGTTCCTGGAGACCACCGCAGCCCAGCTGACCTACCACGGGCTGTGTGAGCTGACAGCAGCTCCTAAGGAGGGTGAACTTAGCGTCTTTTTCCGAAACAACCACTTTAGCACCATGACTAAGCATAAG GGTCACTTATACCTACTGGTCACTGACCAGGGCTTTCTACACGAGGAGCAAGTCGTATGGGAGAGCCTGCACAATGTGGATGGAGACAGCTGCTTTTGTGACTCCGACTTTCACCTGAGTCATTCCCTGGGCAAGGGGCCTGGAGCAGAAGGTGGGAGTGGCTCCCCAGAAAAGCAGCTGCAGGTAGACCAG GACTACCTGATTGCTCTGtccctgcagcagcagcagccacagggCGCGCTGGGGCTCACCGACTTGGAGCTGGCCCAGCAGCTTCAGCAAGAGGAGTATCAACAGCAGCAGGCAGTGCAGCCAGTGCGGACGCGGACACGGGCCCTGTCACCGCAG GGGAGAGGAGCCACATCTGGACGCCCAGCTGGGGAGCGTCGGCAGAGGCCGAAGCACGAGTCAGACTGCATTCTGCTGTAG